One genomic region from Thalassophryne amazonica unplaced genomic scaffold, fThaAma1.1, whole genome shotgun sequence encodes:
- the LOC117506114 gene encoding iporin-like has translation MFGLSSNLLNLKSYAANQSLLVCLCSAGISSHESGGLCSSSDSCPVVIRYSKDQRPTTLPIQPFTFHHQFASKPPQPKPVLPLLSGYISGMQARSGSGGSEEEESEDVDKNVHKYQAGHTAAAPPPGSVRPSPLGSYSPVRLQGAPSSGTCSTCTPSPQPAHSVSCPLSVGLGPLHSPPATKQSTALPPTPLPPSLGVKKVMVPPPVQGQCFHRGTLHSDTLSLLGCIDSAKHRDGSKGPGTRSHNVSQQSCSELLPEYFSLTEKPPEEFCLSPDALLIVLKSHISVDLKQKRALVKAVNMAVDLIVAHFGTSRDPDVKV, from the exons ATGTTTGGTTTGAGTTCTAACTTGTTAAATCTGAAGTCATATGCTGCTAATCAAAGTCttcttgtgtgtctgtgttctgcTGGAATCTCTTCCCATGAGTCAG GTGGTCTCTGCAGCTCCTCAGACAGCTGCCCGGTGGTGATCCGATACAGCAAAGACCAGCGGCCCACCACTCTGCCCATCCAGCCCTTCACCTTCCACCACCAGTTTGCCTCCAAGCCCCCACAGCCCAAACCTGTGCTGCCGCTGCTCTCAGGTTACATCTCTGGGATGCAGGCCCGTTCTGGTTCTGGTGGTTCAGAAGAGGAGGAGAGTGAAGATGTGGATAAAAATGTGCACAAGTATCAGGCAGGTCACACTGCGGCAGCGCCTCCTCCCGGATCTGTACGACCCTCACCTCTGGGCAGCTATTCTCCAGTTCGCCTCCAAGGGGCACCGAGCTCCGGGACCTGCTCTACCTGTACCCCGAGCCCTCAGCCTGCACACAGTGTCTCCTGTCCACTCTCTGTGGGCCTCGGCCCCCTGCATTCCCCGCCAGCCACAAAACAAAGCACGGCGCTGCCCCCTACCCCGCTGCCCCCTTCACTGGGGGTGAAGAAGGTGATGGTGCCGCCGCCGGTGCAGGGTCAGTGCTTCCACCGAGGAACTCTGCACAGCGACACACTGAGCCTCCTGGGATGCATTGACTCAGCAAAGCACAGGGATGGAAGCAAAGGGCCCGGAACCCGAAGCCACAACG TGAGCCAGCAGAGCTGCAGCGAGCTGCTGCCCGAGTATTTCTCCCTGACTGAGAAGCCCCCAGAAGAGTTCTGCCTCTCCCCGGATGCCCTCCTCATCGTCCTCAAGTCTCACATCTCCGTTGACCTGAAGCAGAAAAGAG CTCTGGTGAAGGCCGTGAACATGGCGGTTGACCTGATTGTGGCGCACTTTGGCACCAGTCGAGACCCGGATGTAAAGGTATGA